The following proteins come from a genomic window of Geomonas sp. RF6:
- a CDS encoding DMT family transporter — protein sequence MKAKTLKSDLLLLLIAAIWGGGFVAQRKGLDFLGPFTYNGVRFALGSLSLLPLVYLKRRQQAPYHGALPRGGPRAHLYGGLTAGAALFLGASLQQVGIAYTTAGNAGFITGLYVVLVPLLGCLWGQRPSTGTWLGAILAAVGLFFLSVTDRFTMGFGDLLELAGAFFWAGHVLLIGWLSPRLDAFKLSALQFAVCSVLSLITAFIFEPVTVTAICAAWRPILYGGLISVGFAYTMQVVAQRDAHPAHTAVILSAEGVFAAIWGWCFLGEILGPRGFLGCTLMLAGMLCSELWPLVLQVKSRVRTA from the coding sequence ATGAAAGCCAAAACCCTCAAATCTGACCTCTTACTCCTCCTCATCGCAGCGATCTGGGGCGGCGGGTTCGTCGCACAGCGAAAGGGACTCGACTTCCTCGGCCCCTTTACCTACAACGGGGTACGCTTTGCACTGGGCAGCCTCTCCTTGCTACCCCTGGTGTACCTGAAACGTCGCCAGCAGGCTCCCTACCACGGCGCCCTGCCGCGGGGTGGCCCGCGCGCACACCTGTATGGCGGGCTCACGGCTGGGGCCGCGCTCTTCCTGGGGGCGTCACTGCAGCAGGTCGGCATCGCCTACACTACCGCCGGAAACGCTGGATTTATCACCGGCCTCTATGTCGTTTTGGTACCGCTGCTGGGCTGCCTCTGGGGACAGCGGCCGAGTACTGGCACCTGGCTAGGTGCTATCCTGGCGGCCGTCGGCCTCTTCTTTCTGAGTGTCACCGACCGGTTCACCATGGGATTTGGCGATCTGCTGGAATTGGCCGGCGCCTTTTTCTGGGCCGGGCACGTGCTCCTGATCGGCTGGCTCTCCCCGCGACTGGACGCCTTCAAGCTCTCTGCACTGCAATTTGCCGTCTGTTCGGTGCTGAGCCTGATCACGGCGTTCATCTTCGAGCCGGTAACCGTGACGGCCATCTGCGCCGCATGGCGTCCCATCCTCTACGGTGGTCTGATCTCCGTGGGCTTTGCCTACACCATGCAGGTGGTCGCGCAGCGAGACGCCCATCCCGCGCATACCGCCGTCATCCTGAGTGCCGAGGGAGTGTTCGCCGCCATCTGGGGGTGGTGCTTCCTCGGGGAGATACTGGGCCCCCGCGGCTTCCTCGGTTGCACCCTCATGCTCGCCGGCATGCTCTGCTCCGAGCTGTGGCCTCTGGTGCTCCAGGTGAAAAGCAGGGTCCGCACTGCGTGA
- a CDS encoding sensor histidine kinase has translation MVSLQIPQEETSFIRRYGIGLLAAAGAIGLRVALIPLLGVKPPYITFYLGIVVAAAFGGMGPALLVTFLGVAFGFVILPAESVVVEQEVARLALFVLSGFGIGLIAEGMHRHRRTVQKQKQDLQRSHDELERLVQERTEELRRKELLLAQQSRQAAMGEMINNIAHQWRQPLNALGLTVQSLPMLHDAGELTADALNKSTQKSMEIIKHMSETIDDFRNYLKPDKEKVKFRTSDVISRVMKLTEDYFKSFNIVIEVQVRVDPVIVGYPNQFGQVLLNILLNARDAFVERVATSGKIIITTDTENGRGVITISDNAGGIPEKILNKIFEPYFTTKGPERGTGIGLFICKSIVENDMGGKLLVRNIPGGAEFRIECEMTSTSAV, from the coding sequence GTGGTTAGTCTGCAAATTCCGCAAGAGGAAACCTCTTTTATCCGCCGCTATGGCATCGGGCTTCTTGCTGCAGCCGGCGCGATCGGTTTGCGCGTGGCACTCATCCCTCTATTGGGGGTCAAACCCCCATACATAACCTTCTACCTGGGGATCGTCGTTGCCGCAGCGTTCGGTGGCATGGGGCCAGCATTGCTCGTCACCTTCCTCGGGGTTGCCTTTGGTTTCGTCATCCTTCCTGCCGAATCGGTGGTTGTCGAGCAGGAGGTCGCGCGACTTGCCCTTTTTGTGCTCAGCGGGTTTGGCATCGGCCTGATTGCGGAGGGGATGCACCGTCACCGCCGGACGGTACAGAAACAGAAACAGGACCTGCAGCGGTCACACGACGAACTTGAGAGGCTGGTTCAGGAACGGACGGAGGAGTTGCGGAGAAAGGAGTTGTTGCTGGCGCAGCAGAGCCGGCAGGCGGCCATGGGCGAGATGATCAACAACATCGCCCACCAGTGGCGTCAGCCTCTCAATGCCCTCGGCTTGACCGTTCAGTCCTTGCCTATGCTGCATGATGCGGGCGAACTGACTGCCGACGCTTTGAACAAATCGACGCAAAAGTCGATGGAAATCATCAAGCACATGTCTGAAACCATCGATGACTTCCGGAACTACCTGAAGCCCGACAAGGAGAAGGTGAAATTTCGCACCAGCGACGTTATCTCCAGGGTGATGAAGCTGACGGAGGATTATTTCAAAAGCTTTAATATCGTCATCGAAGTACAGGTTCGGGTCGATCCGGTCATTGTGGGGTACCCCAACCAGTTCGGCCAGGTGCTACTGAACATCCTGCTTAACGCCCGAGACGCATTCGTCGAGCGGGTGGCAACCTCCGGGAAGATCATCATCACCACCGATACAGAAAATGGCAGGGGCGTCATCACCATTTCCGACAATGCCGGCGGCATTCCCGAAAAGATCCTGAACAAGATCTTCGAGCCTTACTTCACGACCAAGGGCCCTGAACGTGGCACCGGGATCGGCCTGTTCATCTGCAAGTCCATCGTTGAGAACGATATGGGTGGAAAGCTCCTGGTGCGGAACATCCCGGGCGGTGCAGAATTCAGAATAGAGTGTGAAATGACTTCAACGTCTGCAGTCTGA
- a CDS encoding IS30 family transposase, with protein MSHTHLTENERYVISHLKVAKFSLREIGRRLGRHHTSIMREIARNGPTYPDGVYWYTFTHGTALKRRHQPRSFRRQDNADLVAYVEEKLMLDWPPEAIAARLKMDFPMDRAMRISHETIYRWIYLDAREGGELHKHLRRRRRNRRRQTRYCAGRRFIPGRVSIKERPAVVGTRERFGDWEGDTLHGAKGAGNLATYVERKSRFLLAARLADRRAATMTDHSARCFSPLPEILCQTVTVDNGSEFAEFKDLETKTGLTVYFADPYASWQRGTNENTNGILRHYFPKGFDFRTLSEEEIQQVVKQVNDRPRKCLGYRTPAEVLRASFGGAFTT; from the coding sequence ATGTCCCACACGCATCTTACAGAAAATGAGCGATATGTCATCAGCCATTTGAAGGTGGCGAAATTTAGCCTTCGCGAAATCGGCCGTAGGCTTGGACGCCATCACACAAGCATCATGCGCGAGATTGCGCGCAACGGCCCGACATACCCCGATGGAGTTTACTGGTACACCTTCACGCATGGCACTGCGCTTAAACGTCGTCACCAGCCCAGGTCTTTCCGGCGGCAGGACAACGCCGATCTGGTCGCTTACGTTGAAGAGAAATTGATGCTGGATTGGCCACCTGAAGCCATTGCCGCCAGGCTCAAAATGGATTTCCCAATGGACCGGGCGATGCGCATCAGTCATGAAACCATCTACCGCTGGATTTACCTAGACGCCAGAGAAGGTGGCGAGCTTCACAAGCATCTTCGCCGTCGGAGGCGGAATCGCCGTAGGCAAACGCGCTACTGCGCAGGACGGCGGTTCATTCCGGGTCGAGTCTCAATTAAGGAGAGGCCGGCAGTAGTTGGTACCAGAGAACGATTTGGGGACTGGGAAGGCGACACGCTGCACGGTGCGAAAGGCGCAGGAAACCTTGCCACGTACGTTGAGCGCAAGAGCCGCTTTTTACTTGCCGCAAGACTCGCAGACAGAAGGGCCGCAACCATGACGGATCATAGCGCGAGGTGCTTCAGCCCTCTGCCCGAGATCCTCTGCCAGACAGTAACCGTTGATAACGGTAGTGAGTTTGCGGAATTCAAAGATCTGGAAACTAAGACAGGGCTTACCGTGTATTTCGCGGATCCTTATGCGTCTTGGCAGCGTGGCACCAATGAGAACACAAACGGCATCTTGCGGCACTACTTTCCGAAGGGGTTCGACTTCAGGACCCTATCAGAGGAAGAAATTCAGCAGGTCGTGAAACAGGTCAACGATCGACCACGAAAGTGCCTCGGCTACCGGACTCCTGCGGAAGTTCTGCGTGCATCATTCGGTGGTGCATTTACAACTTGA